In a single window of the Desulfovibrio mangrovi genome:
- a CDS encoding sigma-54-dependent transcriptional regulator: protein MKSIMIICRDETDRYTLLTELANHDVRVFPTLDDALDVLSRLFFDAVFIDLEALSGPFGSAHKGMKEIWKRRPSCEVAVLTPPESVRLAVDAVRDGAADYLTSPVQPEELHLVMSHLFRSLELKSEIGAQTDDQWQEKALGSLQTQSPHMQALYEKVERVAGTRSTVLITGETGTGKSFLARLIHQNSKRRGRQFISVHCGAIPEPLTESELFGHEKGAFTGAIKRKAGKFELAEGGTIFLDEIGTISHATQVKLLSVLQDREFQRVGGEETIPCNVRVIAATNEDLETLVRKGQFRRDLFYRLNVFPIEVPPLRERREDIPQLATQFIQRSKPIGKEIHSIHPKVLDAFLRYDWPGNVRELENLVERACILETGFVLSPESVPQDLFGEDRCPVSFQTDTDLPLAEARQQAVDRFERMYLAQLLTVTRGSISQTAEKAGITTRQLHKLMTRHGLRKEIFK from the coding sequence GTGAAATCCATCATGATCATCTGCAGGGACGAGACGGACCGCTACACCCTGCTCACAGAACTCGCCAACCACGACGTCCGCGTGTTCCCCACGCTGGATGACGCGCTGGACGTGCTTTCACGCCTCTTCTTTGACGCCGTGTTCATTGATCTGGAAGCCCTTTCCGGCCCCTTCGGTTCCGCCCACAAGGGCATGAAGGAAATCTGGAAACGCCGCCCCTCCTGCGAAGTGGCCGTGCTCACCCCGCCGGAATCCGTACGCCTTGCCGTGGATGCCGTGCGCGACGGAGCCGCGGACTACCTGACCAGCCCCGTGCAACCGGAAGAACTGCATCTGGTCATGAGTCATCTGTTCCGCTCGCTGGAGCTTAAAAGCGAGATCGGCGCACAGACAGACGACCAGTGGCAGGAAAAGGCGCTGGGCAGCCTGCAGACCCAAAGCCCCCATATGCAGGCGCTGTACGAAAAGGTGGAACGCGTGGCGGGCACCCGCAGCACGGTGCTGATCACGGGCGAAACCGGCACGGGTAAAAGTTTTCTTGCGCGTCTCATCCACCAGAACAGCAAACGTCGCGGACGCCAGTTCATCAGCGTGCACTGCGGCGCCATTCCGGAGCCGCTGACCGAGAGCGAACTCTTCGGCCATGAAAAAGGCGCGTTCACCGGAGCCATCAAGCGCAAGGCCGGGAAATTTGAACTGGCCGAAGGCGGCACCATCTTTCTGGATGAAATAGGCACCATCAGCCACGCCACACAGGTCAAACTGCTCAGCGTGCTGCAGGACAGGGAATTCCAGCGCGTGGGCGGTGAAGAAACCATTCCCTGCAACGTGCGCGTCATTGCCGCCACCAACGAAGATCTGGAAACGCTGGTGCGCAAGGGTCAGTTCCGCCGCGACCTCTTCTATCGGCTGAACGTCTTTCCCATCGAGGTGCCCCCGCTGCGCGAACGCCGCGAGGACATTCCGCAACTCGCCACCCAGTTCATCCAGCGCTCCAAGCCCATCGGCAAGGAGATCCACTCCATCCACCCCAAGGTGCTGGACGCCTTCCTGCGCTACGACTGGCCCGGCAACGTGCGCGAACTGGAAAACCTTGTGGAGCGGGCCTGCATTCTGGAGACAGGATTCGTCCTTTCGCCGGAGAGCGTACCGCAGGACCTGTTCGGCGAAGACCGCTGCCCCGTCTCCTTCCAGACGGATACCGACCTTCCCCTCGCCGAGGCCCGCCAGCAGGCCGTTGACCGCTTTGAACGCATGTATCTTGCGCAGCTGCTCACCGTCACACGCGGCAGCATTTCGCAAACTGCGGAAAAAGCAGGCATAACCACCCGTCAGCTGCATAAATTGATGACCCGACACGGCTTGCGTAAAGAAATTTTCAAATAA
- a CDS encoding DUF2959 family protein, giving the protein MRVTRSVVCVLVSLMCILVLGAVTGCQKAYYDALEAVGFEKREMLVDRSEELRDTLHLVKTEFGVAFSRLGTIVQPDALAPDQQYEQAQVLYDSCEDRYDELRKGIEKTEDVANALFEDWIEQTTQHPEGSMRAASQKRLDETREAFRTMMRPVRSASDRVPPVLSALEQHVMHLKLNQSPQASENVIAELDRSQTDLQALLDHAQTAIDATNGFIHSMSRQVHKQRTEPQEQ; this is encoded by the coding sequence ATGCGCGTAACGCGTAGTGTTGTGTGTGTTCTGGTATCTCTCATGTGCATTCTGGTGCTCGGTGCTGTTACCGGCTGCCAGAAGGCATACTACGACGCCTTGGAAGCCGTGGGCTTTGAAAAGCGCGAAATGCTTGTGGACCGCTCGGAAGAGCTGCGTGACACGCTTCATCTGGTGAAAACCGAATTCGGCGTGGCCTTCAGCAGACTGGGCACCATCGTCCAGCCCGACGCGCTGGCCCCCGATCAGCAGTATGAACAGGCTCAGGTTCTGTATGACAGCTGTGAAGACCGGTATGATGAGCTGCGCAAAGGCATTGAAAAGACGGAAGACGTAGCCAACGCGCTGTTCGAGGACTGGATCGAACAGACGACCCAGCATCCCGAGGGAAGCATGCGTGCGGCCAGCCAGAAACGTCTGGATGAAACCCGCGAAGCCTTCCGCACCATGATGCGCCCCGTGCGGTCCGCCTCTGACAGGGTGCCCCCCGTACTGAGCGCACTGGAACAGCATGTCATGCATCTGAAGCTGAACCAGAGCCCGCAGGCTTCTGAAAACGTCATCGCCGAACTGGACCGTTCGCAGACCGACCTTCAGGCCCTGCTCGATCACGCCCAGACAGCTATTGACGCAACCAACGGCTTCATCCACTCCATGAGCCGTCAGGTACACAAACAGAGAACGGAACCGCAGGAACAATAG
- a CDS encoding YccF domain-containing protein, with amino-acid sequence MIRLLLNILWFILGGLWMGIGWYFAGLIMLISIIGIPWAKACFVIGTFAFWPFGKEVVRREYITGRDDIGTGALGLLGNVVWFIFGGIWLAIGHLFAALLNFITIIGIPFGFQHLKLAAICLAPIGKTVVERPDSLLDS; translated from the coding sequence ATGATACGGTTATTACTGAATATTCTCTGGTTCATTCTTGGCGGCCTGTGGATGGGCATAGGCTGGTACTTTGCCGGTCTGATCATGCTGATCAGCATCATAGGCATTCCGTGGGCCAAGGCCTGCTTTGTCATCGGCACCTTCGCCTTCTGGCCTTTCGGCAAGGAAGTGGTGCGGCGCGAGTACATTACCGGCCGTGACGACATCGGCACCGGCGCACTCGGGCTGCTCGGCAACGTGGTCTGGTTCATCTTCGGCGGAATCTGGCTGGCCATAGGTCACCTGTTTGCGGCCCTGCTGAACTTCATCACCATCATCGGCATTCCCTTCGGCTTCCAGCATCTCAAGCTGGCGGCCATCTGTCTTGCGCCCATCGGCAAGACCGTGGTGGAACGGCCCGATTCCCTTCTCGACTCCTAA
- a CDS encoding acetate--CoA ligase family protein translates to MWGKSVFAQRWDERLRKVQTNVDLPSMEGVLRRAADEGRSALFEHEVYQFLKHLGSETPPRTLLLPVTAMPDDEELMSMPGDKVVLKIVSPTIVHKTEVVGVRIVPKEPDKIRATCRRMLYEVSEKYATLIERHPASAPEKYRGLSGDALLTAISLDIVGVLLVQFMPPDSDAFGNELIVGLRNTREFGMVLTAGLGGTDTELYAEHFRKDRALVSAATANLDGITFFELFSRTVSYKKLAGLTRSQPRMVTDEQLVECFSALIKVANHFSPHNPDAPFVIDELEVNPFAFSDYRMVPLDGLCAFSEPKAAGVPRPIAKIDALLHPKSIGIIGVSPTRMNFGRIILNNILKAGFPAENMCCIHPSAESVDGVRCVSGLDRLEKPLDFFVVAVGADMVPDLVDQIVERNAAQSVLLIPGGLGETEESRERAEEIIAKIAAAHTTESGGPVFCGGNSMGIISHPGKYDTWFLSEEKLPKQRGTYHRNMAFISQSGAFMGTRVSQWPSLDPAYLVSVGNQTDLTLGDFMAYFKDRPDVDVIGVYAEGFNDLDGLAFARSVRAAVDAGKEVVFYKAGRTPEGRLATSGHTASLAGDYTVCEACLTQAGAMVAKNIGQFEDLLRLASRLHGKPIAGNRIAGFSSAGFEAVGIADYVQTDDYQMQLAEFSPATQEQLTELVRRKRLESLVTVKNPLDINPGADDEVFASVIRLLDKDSRVDAVVAGLVPITPAMHSLIAPAACGVKPDGDLPDSSCDCNTPDKARIVDELAAMCSSLKKPLVLVVDGGRIFDPFKDALEALGYPVFRCVDRAMESLSLYIKARLTTALGRR, encoded by the coding sequence ATGTGGGGAAAATCCGTATTCGCCCAGCGTTGGGATGAGCGTCTGCGCAAGGTGCAGACCAATGTTGATCTGCCGAGCATGGAAGGCGTTCTCCGTCGTGCGGCGGACGAAGGCCGCTCTGCCCTGTTCGAGCACGAGGTCTACCAGTTCCTGAAGCATCTGGGGTCTGAAACGCCCCCGCGCACCCTGCTGCTGCCCGTCACGGCCATGCCGGACGACGAGGAGCTGATGAGCATGCCCGGCGACAAGGTGGTGCTGAAGATCGTTTCGCCCACCATCGTGCACAAGACCGAGGTGGTCGGCGTGCGCATTGTGCCCAAGGAGCCGGACAAGATCCGCGCCACCTGCCGCAGAATGCTCTATGAGGTGTCCGAGAAGTACGCGACGCTCATCGAGCGGCATCCGGCCAGCGCGCCGGAAAAGTACCGCGGTCTTTCCGGCGATGCCCTGCTCACCGCCATTTCCCTTGATATCGTGGGTGTGCTGCTGGTGCAGTTCATGCCGCCGGACAGCGACGCCTTTGGCAACGAGCTTATCGTGGGCCTGCGCAATACCCGGGAGTTCGGTATGGTGCTTACCGCTGGCTTGGGCGGCACGGATACCGAGCTCTATGCCGAACATTTCCGCAAGGATCGTGCGCTGGTTTCCGCAGCCACGGCCAATCTGGACGGCATCACGTTTTTCGAACTGTTCTCGCGCACCGTTTCCTACAAGAAGCTGGCGGGACTCACCCGCAGCCAGCCCCGCATGGTCACGGACGAGCAGCTGGTGGAGTGCTTTTCCGCACTGATCAAGGTGGCCAACCACTTCTCGCCGCATAATCCTGATGCGCCCTTTGTCATCGACGAGCTGGAAGTGAACCCCTTCGCCTTCAGCGACTACCGCATGGTGCCGCTGGACGGCCTGTGCGCCTTCTCCGAGCCCAAGGCGGCGGGCGTGCCGCGTCCCATCGCAAAGATAGACGCCCTGCTGCACCCCAAGAGCATCGGCATTATCGGCGTATCACCCACGCGCATGAACTTCGGGCGTATCATCCTCAATAATATCCTCAAGGCGGGATTCCCAGCCGAAAACATGTGCTGCATCCATCCCTCTGCGGAGAGCGTGGACGGCGTGCGCTGCGTTTCCGGTCTGGACAGGCTGGAGAAGCCGCTGGACTTCTTCGTGGTGGCTGTGGGCGCGGATATGGTGCCCGATCTGGTGGACCAGATCGTGGAGCGCAATGCCGCGCAGTCTGTGCTGCTCATCCCCGGCGGGCTGGGCGAGACCGAAGAGAGCCGCGAACGCGCCGAGGAGATCATTGCCAAGATCGCTGCGGCGCACACCACGGAATCCGGCGGTCCCGTGTTCTGCGGCGGCAACTCCATGGGCATCATTTCGCATCCCGGCAAGTATGACACGTGGTTCCTGTCGGAAGAGAAGCTGCCCAAGCAGCGCGGCACCTATCATCGCAACATGGCCTTCATCAGCCAGAGCGGCGCGTTCATGGGCACCCGCGTGAGCCAGTGGCCCTCGCTGGACCCTGCGTATCTTGTCTCCGTGGGCAACCAGACGGACCTGACGCTGGGCGATTTCATGGCCTATTTCAAGGACAGGCCGGACGTGGACGTCATCGGCGTGTATGCCGAGGGCTTCAACGATCTGGACGGTCTTGCCTTTGCGCGGTCTGTGCGCGCTGCCGTGGACGCGGGCAAGGAGGTTGTCTTTTACAAGGCCGGACGCACGCCCGAAGGACGCCTTGCGACCTCGGGGCATACGGCATCGCTGGCCGGAGACTACACCGTGTGCGAAGCCTGCCTGACGCAGGCGGGTGCCATGGTTGCCAAGAATATCGGACAGTTTGAAGACTTGTTGCGGCTGGCCTCGCGCCTGCACGGCAAGCCCATTGCGGGCAACCGCATTGCGGGCTTCTCCAGCGCGGGGTTTGAGGCCGTGGGCATTGCGGACTATGTGCAGACCGACGATTACCAGATGCAACTGGCGGAGTTCTCTCCCGCCACGCAGGAGCAGCTGACCGAGCTGGTGCGCCGCAAGCGTCTGGAAAGCCTCGTGACCGTGAAGAATCCTCTGGATATCAATCCCGGAGCCGATGACGAGGTGTTTGCCTCGGTCATCCGTCTGCTGGACAAGGACTCCCGCGTAGATGCGGTGGTGGCCGGTCTTGTGCCCATTACGCCCGCCATGCATTCGCTTATCGCGCCTGCGGCCTGCGGCGTGAAGCCGGACGGCGACCTGCCGGACTCCTCCTGCGATTGCAACACGCCGGATAAGGCCCGTATCGTGGACGAGCTTGCCGCAATGTGCTCAAGCCTCAAGAAGCCGCTGGTGCTGGTGGTGGACGGCGGTCGTATCTTCGATCCCTTCAAGGATGCGCTGGAAGCCCTTGGCTACCCCGTGTTCCGCTGCGTGGACAGGGCCATGGAGTCTCTCTCGCTGTACATCAAGGCGCGGCTGACCACGGCGCTGGGGAGACGGTAG
- the gdhA gene encoding NADP-specific glutamate dehydrogenase yields the protein MEILELIKARDPQEREFHQAVSEVVESIKPVLDRNPEYRSANIVERIVEPERVIMFRVPWVDDQGQVHVNRGFRVEMNSAIGPYKGGLRFHPSVNLGILKFLAFEQIFKNALTTLPMGGGKGGSDFDPKGKTPMEIQRFCQSFMIELSRHIGPNTDVPAGDIGVGAREIGYMFGMYKKLRNEFTGVLTGKRLNWGGSLIRPEATGYGAVYFAAEMLNVDGKTLEGTTSLVSGSGNVAQFTMEKLLELGSKPVTFSDSSGYIYDEKGVDREKLEFIMHLKNVRFGRVKEYAERYPEAVYTPLDPSLDYNPLWNHKADCAFPSATQNEINGKDAANLVKNGVRVVSEGANMPTTPDGVDIFLDSHLLYGPGKAANAGGVSVSGLEMTQNSMRMAWTREEVDQRLQIIMHTIHKMCLDTAEQYGTPRNYVNGANIAGFVKVADAMLDHGVVG from the coding sequence ATGGAGATTCTTGAACTCATCAAGGCGAGGGACCCGCAGGAACGGGAGTTTCATCAGGCCGTGAGCGAGGTGGTGGAATCCATCAAGCCCGTGCTTGACCGCAATCCCGAATACCGCAGCGCCAACATTGTGGAGCGCATTGTGGAACCCGAGCGGGTCATCATGTTCCGCGTGCCGTGGGTGGATGATCAGGGGCAGGTGCACGTGAACCGCGGTTTCCGTGTGGAAATGAACAGCGCCATCGGTCCCTACAAGGGCGGGCTGCGTTTTCACCCTTCGGTGAACCTCGGCATTCTGAAGTTCCTCGCGTTCGAACAGATTTTCAAGAACGCCCTCACCACGCTGCCCATGGGCGGCGGCAAGGGTGGGTCGGACTTTGATCCCAAGGGCAAGACGCCCATGGAGATCCAGCGTTTCTGTCAGAGTTTCATGATCGAACTTTCCCGCCATATCGGCCCGAACACCGACGTTCCCGCCGGTGACATCGGCGTGGGCGCGCGTGAAATTGGCTATATGTTCGGCATGTACAAGAAGCTGCGCAACGAGTTTACCGGCGTGCTTACCGGTAAGCGCCTGAACTGGGGTGGCAGCCTTATCCGTCCGGAAGCCACCGGCTATGGCGCGGTCTACTTTGCGGCGGAAATGCTCAACGTGGACGGCAAGACGCTGGAAGGCACCACCAGCCTTGTTTCCGGCTCCGGCAACGTGGCCCAGTTCACCATGGAAAAGCTGCTTGAGCTTGGCAGCAAGCCCGTGACCTTCTCCGATTCTTCCGGCTACATCTACGACGAAAAGGGCGTGGATCGCGAGAAGCTGGAATTCATCATGCATCTGAAGAACGTGCGTTTCGGCCGTGTGAAGGAGTACGCGGAGCGGTACCCCGAAGCCGTGTATACGCCTCTGGATCCCTCGCTGGATTACAATCCCCTGTGGAACCACAAGGCCGACTGTGCCTTCCCAAGTGCCACCCAGAACGAGATCAACGGCAAGGACGCCGCCAACCTTGTGAAGAACGGTGTGCGCGTGGTTTCCGAAGGCGCGAACATGCCTACCACCCCCGATGGCGTGGATATCTTCCTCGACTCCCATCTGCTTTATGGCCCCGGCAAGGCGGCCAACGCGGGCGGCGTGTCCGTTTCTGGTCTGGAAATGACCCAGAACTCCATGCGTATGGCATGGACCCGTGAGGAAGTGGACCAGCGTCTGCAGATCATCATGCACACCATCCACAAGATGTGCCTTGATACCGCAGAGCAGTACGGCACTCCGCGCAACTACGTGAACGGCGCGAACATCGCCGGTTTCGTGAAGGTGGCGGACGCCATGCTCGATCATGGCGTTGTCGGCTAA
- a CDS encoding alkaline phosphatase family protein: MTVKAKRAALLGFDCAIPKRLEALVAEGALPNFKKFMETGSYMTEGYNLPTVTPPSWATICTGAYPRTHGVEDYYYYVEGRSLEHKQTVQAFGSEILTAQTIWDRWDKDGKKCIVVNYPMAWPSKMKNGVMVMGEGISPAETRWMEEGNAHREFLASESVISNDFFPMGVQASFDKARGWQNLPECDEPLEFVVDMPFKESMFPLENQTWYGLCWESGDDGFDTFALCPEKDYSKAFFTITAGQWSGPVVHDFTVKEDGRNEKGTFRCKLINLSDDAEEFKLYVTGISGHRGFIAPAEAAADIDFSEDVIANDIGLVGFMHGILDMDSVVELAQFHSDWLVRVASSLLKANADWDLFYMHSHPIDWFYHGWLGDMDSKDEEVRNRAYDMERKIYQIEDRMLGKMMEIFGDETLVCLCSDHGATPIGPILNTAEALKAKGLCHYEPKNSDNYWEIYEESEGYNYVLDVSKSVAVPQRYMFVYVNLKDKYPGGIVEAEDYEKVRDQIIDALLDFKHPETGERPVLLAVRREDATVFGMGGAQAGDVVYALKPEYMAEHGYGFPTGESGCGSLKNILLFKGPNIKKNFKYERPRWLADIVPTICYATGNPIPDDAEGGIMYQIMEDPNLVK; the protein is encoded by the coding sequence ATGACTGTCAAAGCTAAGCGCGCGGCCCTTCTGGGCTTTGACTGCGCCATTCCCAAGCGCCTTGAGGCACTCGTTGCCGAAGGTGCTCTGCCCAACTTCAAGAAGTTCATGGAAACGGGCAGCTATATGACTGAGGGTTACAACCTCCCTACGGTAACCCCGCCTTCTTGGGCAACCATCTGCACCGGTGCCTATCCCCGCACCCACGGTGTGGAAGACTATTATTACTACGTTGAAGGCAGAAGCCTCGAGCACAAGCAAACCGTACAGGCATTCGGTTCTGAAATCCTGACCGCGCAGACCATCTGGGATCGCTGGGACAAGGATGGCAAGAAGTGCATCGTGGTGAACTACCCCATGGCATGGCCCAGCAAAATGAAGAATGGCGTCATGGTGATGGGCGAAGGCATTTCTCCTGCGGAAACCCGCTGGATGGAAGAAGGCAACGCGCACCGCGAGTTCCTTGCTTCCGAAAGCGTCATCTCCAACGACTTCTTCCCCATGGGCGTGCAGGCAAGCTTCGACAAGGCCCGCGGCTGGCAAAACCTGCCCGAATGCGATGAGCCGCTGGAATTCGTCGTGGACATGCCCTTCAAGGAATCCATGTTCCCGTTGGAAAACCAAACCTGGTACGGCCTGTGCTGGGAAAGCGGCGACGACGGTTTTGACACCTTCGCCCTGTGCCCCGAAAAGGACTACTCCAAGGCCTTCTTCACCATCACTGCAGGGCAGTGGAGCGGCCCCGTGGTTCATGACTTCACGGTCAAGGAAGACGGCCGCAACGAAAAGGGCACCTTCCGTTGCAAGCTCATCAACCTTTCCGATGATGCTGAAGAGTTCAAGCTGTATGTTACCGGCATTTCCGGCCACCGTGGATTCATCGCTCCTGCCGAAGCCGCTGCCGACATCGACTTCTCCGAAGACGTCATCGCCAACGACATCGGCCTTGTGGGCTTCATGCACGGCATCCTCGACATGGACAGCGTTGTTGAACTGGCCCAGTTCCATTCCGACTGGCTTGTGCGCGTCGCCTCCAGCCTGCTCAAGGCCAATGCCGACTGGGATCTTTTCTACATGCACTCCCACCCCATCGACTGGTTCTACCACGGTTGGCTGGGCGACATGGACAGCAAGGACGAAGAAGTTCGCAATCGTGCCTACGACATGGAACGCAAGATCTACCAGATCGAAGACCGCATGCTCGGCAAGATGATGGAAATCTTCGGCGACGAGACTCTCGTGTGCCTGTGCTCCGACCACGGCGCCACCCCCATCGGCCCCATCCTGAATACGGCCGAAGCCTTGAAGGCCAAGGGTCTGTGCCACTACGAACCCAAGAATTCTGACAATTACTGGGAAATCTACGAAGAGTCCGAAGGCTACAACTACGTGCTGGACGTTTCCAAGTCCGTGGCTGTGCCCCAGCGCTACATGTTCGTGTACGTAAACCTGAAGGACAAGTATCCCGGCGGCATTGTAGAAGCTGAAGATTATGAAAAGGTGCGCGATCAGATCATCGACGCCCTGCTCGACTTCAAGCATCCTGAAACCGGCGAACGTCCTGTGCTGCTGGCGGTACGCAGAGAAGATGCCACTGTCTTCGGCATGGGCGGCGCTCAGGCTGGCGACGTTGTCTACGCACTGAAGCCCGAATACATGGCAGAACACGGCTATGGATTCCCCACCGGCGAATCCGGGTGTGGCAGCCTCAAGAACATCCTTCTGTTCAAGGGCCCCAACATCAAGAAGAACTTCAAGTACGAACGTCCCCGCTGGCTGGCCGATATCGTACCTACCATCTGCTACGCCACGGGCAACCCCATTCCGGACGATGCCGAAGGCGGCATCATGTACCAGATCATGGAAGATCCCAACCTGGTAAAGTAA
- a CDS encoding BCCT family transporter → MSTNHNGEEANLRPDKYILIPATAVLIAIIACSILFTEACEQFLKTTYAAFTHTTGTWYLWVTLLMILLSGYFIFSRYGEIKFGEADEKPEFNNYSWIAMMFCSGVAGAVMFWSIAEPLYNLAYPPMFAEPLSRQSYEWAMSYVLLHWGPVTWPWYMVTALPICYMFYKRKKPVLRISSAAEPVLGEKTNGGIGKAIEVFFIIGLMFSNAAVMGVSVPIVNHALAVTLGIEPSFTLELIILGISAVIFTASVSLGLKKGIKLLSDANVIIALLMVAFCFVTGPTVFIVDNFTSSFGHMLNNFFGMIFWTDPYTSGSFPQDWTIFYALWMASYGPFMGLFIARISRGRTVRQVVAMGLAGGIAGSYMIHAVFGGYTLFAQLNGIVDAVGVLNASGGPAALVSVLQSLPAGAVVLVGYCVFSTIFLATSVDSCAYVISCAATTKLTLGAEPTRGHRFYWAAVQAGLALAAITMGGLGPVRVFANFSGALMLIPIALVVVSWFKMVREDKALENICKESK, encoded by the coding sequence ATGTCTACGAATCATAACGGTGAAGAAGCGAATCTTCGTCCGGATAAATACATTCTCATTCCCGCTACCGCGGTACTTATTGCAATTATCGCCTGCTCCATTCTGTTCACGGAAGCTTGTGAACAGTTTTTGAAGACTACTTATGCCGCTTTTACGCACACCACCGGCACTTGGTACCTTTGGGTGACTTTGCTGATGATACTGCTTTCCGGCTACTTCATTTTCAGTAGGTACGGCGAAATCAAGTTCGGTGAAGCGGATGAAAAACCTGAGTTCAACAACTATTCATGGATCGCAATGATGTTCTGTTCCGGCGTTGCCGGTGCAGTCATGTTCTGGTCCATTGCCGAACCGCTCTACAATCTGGCTTATCCTCCCATGTTTGCAGAGCCCCTTTCTCGCCAGTCCTATGAATGGGCCATGTCCTATGTGCTGTTACACTGGGGACCTGTTACCTGGCCCTGGTACATGGTGACTGCACTGCCCATCTGCTACATGTTCTACAAGCGCAAGAAGCCGGTTCTGCGCATCAGCTCTGCTGCTGAGCCTGTTCTTGGCGAGAAGACCAACGGCGGCATCGGCAAGGCAATTGAAGTGTTCTTCATTATCGGTCTCATGTTTTCCAACGCCGCGGTCATGGGCGTTTCCGTGCCGATTGTGAACCATGCTCTTGCAGTTACGTTGGGTATTGAACCGTCCTTCACGCTGGAACTGATTATCCTGGGTATCAGCGCTGTTATCTTCACTGCCTCGGTTTCTCTCGGCCTGAAGAAGGGCATCAAGCTGCTTTCCGATGCCAACGTGATCATCGCGCTGCTGATGGTTGCATTCTGCTTCGTAACCGGCCCGACGGTTTTCATTGTCGATAACTTCACCAGTTCTTTCGGACATATGCTGAATAATTTCTTCGGCATGATTTTCTGGACTGATCCCTACACCTCCGGTTCCTTTCCGCAGGACTGGACCATTTTCTACGCTCTGTGGATGGCTTCCTACGGTCCCTTCATGGGCCTGTTCATTGCGCGAATCTCCCGTGGACGTACTGTTCGTCAGGTTGTTGCCATGGGCCTTGCAGGCGGCATTGCCGGCTCGTACATGATTCACGCTGTGTTCGGTGGCTACACCCTCTTTGCACAGCTGAACGGCATTGTTGATGCCGTGGGTGTGCTCAACGCCAGCGGCGGCCCTGCTGCGTTGGTTTCCGTGCTGCAGTCTCTGCCCGCCGGTGCCGTTGTGCTCGTCGGCTACTGCGTATTTTCCACCATCTTTCTTGCAACCAGTGTAGACTCATGCGCCTATGTCATCTCCTGTGCGGCAACTACCAAGCTGACCCTTGGTGCTGAACCCACCCGCGGTCACCGCTTCTACTGGGCGGCTGTTCAGGCCGGTCTTGCTCTTGCTGCCATTACCATGGGCGGTTTGGGGCCGGTTCGCGTGTTTGCAAACTTCTCCGGTGCGTTGATGCTTATTCCCATCGCGCTTGTGGTTGTCTCGTGGTTCAAGATGGTCCGCGAGGACAAGGCGCTTGAGAATATTTGCAAAGAAAGCAAATAG